Sequence from the Phragmites australis chromosome 6, lpPhrAust1.1, whole genome shotgun sequence genome:
gaggttgGGGACAAAAATACTGGCAAGGGCAAGAAGGAAAAGCACACCGAGAGAACTATTCCAGAATTTGAGATTGAGCATATGTATGTCTGGGAAGGTCAAGAAGGGGATGATAACTTATATGTGATCAATACTACTGACGATGGCAAACAAAAGTATAGGGAAACGGAGGAGCCCCTAGAAaggttgatgaggatgatgaagagGGATGCTACAATGTCTACTGCGACCAACCCTACAAGTGTTTATCTCTCAAATGCACCTAATGAAGATGCTCACAGTCCTTTGCATTCTAATGAGGATGAGACTATCTATGTGCATATGTCTCTTGAAGTTGATTATGTGAGGTTTGATGAGTCAACAATGAGGAACCCAATTCTGAATGTTGGAACAATTTTTACTGATGTGAAGCAGTTTAGAGAGGCACTAAAGAACTTGATAATATGTGAGAGAAGATATGTTAGGGCCCAAGAATGACCCTGTGCTTCAGCCAAGTGCAATACTACAGACTACCCATGGTACATTTATGCCTGTAGACTTCCAGATGGGTGTTCCTTCAAGATCAAGAAGTATGTGAAAGACCACATTTGTGGTAAAAGTCATACAGTGAAATAGATGCATGCTAAATGGATTGGAAATGAGTATGAGCATTTATTTAGAAGTGACAAAGATTGGCATCTCAAGTCCCTCAAGGACACTGTCATCAGAGACACACAGGTGGGGATCTCACTTACCAAAGCTTATAAAGCAAAGAGATATGCAGTGCAGAAGGTTAGTGGTGACTACCATGAGTAGTATTCTAGGATACAAGATTATGCTCACACATTGTTGCAAGTTAATCCTGGAAGTTTCATTGTGGTAAAATGTTTTGTGGATCCAACAAGAATGATAAATGCCCGATTTGAGGGGATGTATGTATCCTTTGATGCTCAAGTAAAAAGTTTCCTCGCTAGTTGCAGACCCTTCATTGGGTTAGATGGGACCCATGTGAAGCTGCCGAATGGAGGACAAATTTTGACTGCACAGGGACGAGATGCAAACAACAATCTCTTTCCTATTGCTTTTGCTTTGGTAGAGGCTGAAAATGGCTATGCATGGACATGGTTTTTGGAGTTGTTGATGCAGTCAATTGGCCATGAAGAGCATTATGGTGGATGTACTATTATGAGTGATATGTAGAAGGTACTAACAATAGCCTCACTTTCATGTGTTTTATGTAGGGACTTAAAGATATATGTTGTACTGATAAAAATATTGTGTTTCATGTAGGGCCTAAAAGATGGTGTCAAGGTTGTCTTCCCACATGCAGATCATAGGTACTGTCTGAGGCACTTGTATTCCAACTTCTCAGCTGTTGGGTTCAAGGGTCCTCTACTGAAGCAATTGATGGATAAAGCAGCCCACGCATACAAGGAGTATGACTTTCAGCAAGCCATGGATGAGATAAAGAAGGGAATGATAAAGCCTAGAAATGATTGTGTGAGGGGATGATCATGCATGTGCCTGACAAGACACAATGGGTGAAGAAAAATTTCCCAGATGTGGATCTACCATTATACCATGCCCCATCTTGAAGACCAAGGAAGAAGAGAGTTAGAGCTCAAGGTGGACCTCATGTGGAGGCGAGGGCTTCAAAGAAAGCATCAATTAGATGTTCCAATTGCAAGAGTTATGGTCACAACATCAATGGATGTGGCCTGCCAATTAGGCCTGATTGGGTGCCTAGGAAGAGAGCCAAGTTCACAGGGTTAGTAACCATCATTTTACTTATGTCATTTCATATGAAAACTTTGCTACTAACCTATACTATAACTTGTGCAATTTTAGACTTCCATGGGTTTACCACCTGCTTCAAGCTTGTCTCAACTTGATAGATCTCAGCCAAGGCAACCATTGCGTGGAGGATCAAGCTCTCAGAGAAGAAAAGCAACTTCTCAACGTTCAAGCTCTTAGCCAACTACAACAAGGAACCAAGTTGACATTCCCATGCCTGAGAGCACCAGCTCCTAACCGTCTCCATTTGAGGGCCCAGTCTTCATGAATAATGACCAAGGGATTGGTTTGTACTATGACATTGAAGGAGGTCCCAGAATTAGGCCACAGAAGCTGTTCCCAATCAGGAAGAGGGCTTGTTAAGAATTTGTCACCTTACTTGTAAAACACATACCTCAGAATGTTTTATCTATTTTGTTCATGAACCTTGTTTAGTTGAAACTACGCATTTTTGCAGTTAGTGATGATATGAACTATGTCTGACATTAGTGATTTGTTTATGTAAAATAATGTAAGGATATTGAGACTTTGGTGGTTGCCAAGCTCATTACAAATTTATCATTAAGTGTTGCATTGACATGGTAGCAAGCGAAATGCATTGCTTTGGTAGTAAAGCTTCTCATCTATGAAACTACAATCTCGGTATTTTATAGCTCACTGTTGGACTGACACTGCAATCTCTGAGTCAAATAATATATCTATAGAAACATTAGTGATTTGTTTATGGTCAAATAATGTAATAGTCACATAGGGCATGTCAACATTTTTTCCTGATCAACCTATGAGTCAGCAAATTTATCTCTGCTCAACCAGCTCAACACAGTTCACTCCCCATCTAAAACTGATCACAAAAAGATTGTTCTTATATTTAGAACATTTGCCCATATATTCAAAAAAAAGATGATATGAACCATGACTCACACTTGTCCataaattcacaaaaatattgaaatgttgAATCTGGTCAGTCATTGCAACATATAAACATTTCATAACATTTCAAATCTTGGAAGCCTTCAAGTACTCATATATATGAATCTAATTCTCTATTACAACAGGTTTACAACCATCCTAGCTACTCCAATGCACAAAGCCTGACGCAAACATGATTTTTGGTACACCTACATAGGAAACATATTACTACATATACATTGATGCGATCAAGACCAAGAAACCCATGTCGCACACAACACCAAACACTCTCCCAGCTATGCTCTTCTTCTTCACATACTTGACACGCTTACCTGTGACCCCACTGCTTGTTGTTTTCTAGGCAACAGCATATCCTCCAGCCGCCGCTGCTTGTTCTTCCACCCAATGTGAAGTGACAAATTGTTACAGGCTACTGAAATTTCTCCTAAACATTTGTGGCTTGGAGAAATCTATTTGACTATTCCTCACATTTGAATATAGTCCCTAAGTGTTCAAATCAAACGTAAAATTTACTCCAAAAAATTGGTGTAAAGTCAACTAAGTAAATAAGTAAAATTCATGTGAAAATAGCTGTTAAAGAAAAAACTAGCTAGCTTTTTGGTCATGCCAGTTTTAGTCAAACATCCAAGTGTCAATGATAACCAAAAAATAACTACGACTTCtttgaagcaaaccttgttgaGCACCACACACAAAGTAGGGTCCTTTTGCTTGCTATCCTCCATTGTGACTAGAAAGTCTGTCACCACACGGACAATGCCATTCACCATCTCCAACTCAGCAGAGTTCACATGCCATCCGCTCTGCACCCAATGCATGTAGAACACTAACCCTATAAAGAAGGCGTAGAAGAGCGTGAAGACACCCACGACGAATGCGGAGACGAATGCGCCGGTGGAGAGGATGGCCACGAGCCCCGCCCTGGGCATCCCgacagtgcccccgagcgcgGTGGCGGAGGCAAACACGTCGGGTGTGCCGTTGTTGAGAGCGAGGACAGTGATGTCGGCCATGGAAGGAGAGAGGCGAAGGCTGGCAGCTGTAAGGATCGATGACATtctaagagaggggtgaattagaacacttagaataTATTCTGCTCCAAAAActatacaagataaatctatatcaatttctatctaaatgtgctgtaagtttatctaatgtgtctactctactaatcaaaagagcttgtaacctatctaggaaggtaaattgcaagtatataaatacgaaaacttaaataaggtagagagagcaaactcagcgcAAGCATTTTTATCCTGTTGTattgatggtatgaatgccacccctagtccatattgaagctccactaaggatatgcttccgATCGCCAAAACTCTTTCGGTCACAGttcttaagccaccaagtcacaaagacaaggactTAACCCGGATGAGCCAACAAGCCAcgaaggcaaggtctcaccactagcctctctcccgGTCACTTATCGCCGTTTTCACTTTGGAGcgtgagccaccaaggcaagggtctccacgtccccgtacaagcatcttgtcgtcgctccaaaccaagtcagagggtcaacaagcttaagcaaCTTTGGCTCAAGGTgacggtgagtcaccaagactccaaggcgttgacgtaccactcggtacaagctaggatcactccttgatccactctctagctagcaatcacctagcaacactctctttaggcctataagcattaatcactcactaaccatgtgcttaattgccttggatgatcatattaagcactttagtggcttggatgtcttctcaaatatCTCTATGTTTCTCTGGACTTaaaacaccttcaaatgaccaagtggtTGGGTATATATAGTCTCAAACACGCCAACTAACAGTTTTcccaatgactcagaaaaactgttaacactggatgattcaGTGACAAATAGTActagcaccggatcatctggtgagtacaacctcataaactagctgttggaactctactcaaagcctctgtgaacactgaaCTATCCGGCGTAACCTTCAAACCATCAAAGAACTATCTGGCGAGTTATCTTGggccaaccgagccacttcatTCTTCTTTGCACAAAATACTTCGATGTGATCCTTcggtgatcaccggaccatccggtgagttgatcttcgtgCTTCAATACCTGAATCATTCTCtataagaaatgctccgatgcaatactccggtgagtataactagtacactagatcatccggtgagttcatcttcctttgccttcttctagaaaagctccggtgtgTACTGCTTCcttgagcaccggatcatcctgtgAGGCTATCCTCACCCTCTGtcagaaatgctccggcgtgttcACCtgttcatcactggaccttccaatGAATGTAACTTCCTTGAACTCTATtgacagaaatactccggtgtacaatTAGGCCTAAcatcggactattcggtgaggctaACAGCCTCTAGacataatgctctggtgagtgcaaactcctctacaccagaccattcggtgaggcaaatcttcccgagacttttccaatttaatcaaactttgtcccgactatggtgacttcttcatatattgcattcatgagacctactaatatatatttttgacaaacatgttagtcacaatgactatattgtcattaatcactaaaatcacaatcatagcctaatagtactattttcgctacagtgATGAGGCGGGAGATGATGGGGTTGAAGTGGGCCCCCGCTGCGGCGGTGAGGAGGCAAaactggaggaggaggaggagtgcgAGGAGCGGGAGGGAGAGTCGGGAGCCGCCACGGAGGAGGCAAGAGTGGATGGCAACGTAGTCGAGGAGGCCTGGCGGGCTGGTGAGTGTGGAGGAGGCATTGCAGGTCTCCTTCGCAGGTCTCACAAGGAAAGCCAAATAGGGGAGCCGAGCCATCAAAAGGAGAGCCAACGAGCCGAGCCGATCAAAAGCCAAGCCGAGGGAGTCCACACGGCGTGATCACCTCATGGCGCCCACGTGTCACGGTCAAAGAGACAAGTGGCTCTAAGTGAGTATTTGAAAAAACTTAAAACTTGCGGGTGGTAGACTGAAACAAAAGTTCTTGTAAGTGGGTATATGAAACCCTGTAAGTGGGGTTTTACAATTTTCCCTTAATCATGTTGATTATTTGTCGACCCCTCTTCGCTCGatcgatgcatgcatgcgcgcgcGCGGCTCTTGATCGCTAGCCATATGTGTGCCAAGTGTGGCCACCTGCCATTGGCCGGAGCTCTTTATCAAAAGATGTAGGAACaagattgacgactagaggggatTGAATATgcacctcaacaaatttcttactaAATcaatggtcttctcctatttggatcatccaacacacctcaaaactcaagtgaaagcaaaatagagagaagttttaacaagagaacaTCGAGACAACATGACTCTacagatggtatatgaaccataggttctatttaagatcaattcatatgtcttagcactcaaaagatcacaacttgcaaaaaaacaagaaaatatgaacaccgagcaacgaaactctccaagttgattgtctagaggtaagaaaattcaagaccccatcacataagcgtgtgtatgtgaattttatacctctaaaaataataagaatgacctcacaatttgctgaaattttagcccaaaaattaaaacgaaaatcaaatacGGAAAcccgaaaacttgcaaacttacaagggagccaatagaggaaaactagaaggaggtgagcacaataacatgaagaaaaataaacttcattgtaGTAaatgtcagccctattttagacagattacaaagattttttcttgcaaagctctcacataatacataagctaagcacctctctttcttttctctaaaatcctaatacaagactctcatatggatggtACAAGGCTAGTTCATCTTCTCCCCTggccctacctctctatttataagtatagaaaact
This genomic interval carries:
- the LOC133923209 gene encoding uncharacterized protein LOC133923209, with amino-acid sequence MARLPYLAFLVRPAKETCNASSTLTSPPGLLDYVAIHSCLLRGGSRLSLPLLALLLLLQFCLLTAAAGAHFNPIISRLAASLRLSPSMADITVLALNNGTPDVFASATALGGTVGMPRAGLVAILSTGAFVSAFVVGVFTLFYAFFIGLVFYMHWVQSGWHVNSAELEMVNGIVRVVTDFLVTMEDSKQKDPTLCVVLNKNKQRRLEDMLLPRKQQAVGSQLAKSLNVEKLLFFSESLILHAMVALAEIYQVETSLKQVVNPWKSKIAQVIV